The following are encoded in a window of Pseudomonas sp. St316 genomic DNA:
- the pta gene encoding phosphate acetyltransferase: MQTFFIAPTDFGVGLTSISLGLVRTLERAGLKVGFFKPIAQPHPGDTGPERSTELVARTHGLKPPQPLGLAHVERMLGDGQLDELLEEIITLYQQAAIGKDVLVVEGMVPTRSASYAARVNLHLAKSLDAEVILVSAPENEVLTELSGRVELQAQLFGGPKDPKVLGVILNKVRTDESMEAFSSRLKEHSPLLRSGDFRLLGCIPFRPELNAPRTRDVADLMGAQVLNAGDYETRRMSNIIICARTMRNTVELLKPGVLVVTPGDRDDIILAVSLAAINGVPLAGLLLTSDTLPDPRIMDLCRGALQAGLPVLSVSTGSYDTANLLNGLNKEIPIDDRERAEIITDFVASHLDAKWLHQRCGTPREMRLSPAVFRYQLIQRAQAANKRIVLPEGSEPLTVQAAAICQARGIARCVLLAKPADVEAVARAQGIELPPGLEILDPDSIRERYVEPMVRLRKSKSLNAPMAEQQLEDTVVIGTMMLALDEVDGLVSGVIHSTANTIRPALQLIKTAPGCSLVSSVFFMLFPEEVLVYGDCVMNPHPSAAELAEIALQSADSAAAFGITPRVAMLSYSSGESASGEEVEKVREATLLAHEAQHGLLIDGPLQYDAAANETVARQLAPNSQVAGRATVFIFPDLNTGNTTHKAVQRSADCVSLGPMLQGLRKPVNDLPRGAQVDDIVYTIALTAIQAANRPLDI, from the coding sequence ATGCAAACTTTTTTTATCGCACCCACCGATTTTGGTGTGGGTCTGACCTCCATCAGCCTCGGGCTGGTGCGTACACTTGAACGGGCCGGGCTGAAAGTCGGCTTTTTCAAACCCATTGCCCAGCCTCACCCTGGCGACACCGGGCCGGAACGCTCCACTGAACTGGTGGCCCGCACCCACGGCCTCAAGCCGCCGCAGCCCCTGGGCCTGGCTCACGTAGAACGCATGCTCGGTGACGGCCAGCTCGATGAGCTGCTGGAAGAAATCATTACCCTTTATCAGCAAGCGGCCATCGGCAAGGATGTGCTGGTGGTCGAAGGCATGGTCCCGACCCGCAGCGCCAGCTACGCCGCCCGAGTCAACCTGCACTTGGCCAAGAGCCTGGACGCCGAGGTCATCCTGGTGTCGGCACCGGAAAACGAAGTGCTGACCGAACTGTCTGGCCGGGTAGAGTTGCAGGCGCAGTTGTTTGGCGGGCCGAAGGACCCGAAAGTCCTCGGGGTGATCCTGAACAAGGTCCGCACCGACGAAAGCATGGAGGCGTTTTCCTCACGGCTCAAGGAGCACTCGCCCTTGCTGCGCAGCGGCGATTTCCGCCTGCTCGGTTGCATCCCGTTTCGCCCCGAACTCAACGCCCCGCGCACCCGTGACGTGGCCGACCTGATGGGCGCGCAGGTGCTCAATGCCGGCGACTACGAAACCCGGCGCATGAGCAACATCATCATTTGTGCCCGCACCATGCGCAACACCGTGGAACTGCTCAAGCCCGGCGTGCTGGTGGTCACCCCCGGCGATCGCGACGACATCATCCTCGCGGTGAGCCTGGCCGCGATCAACGGCGTGCCGCTGGCCGGCCTGCTGCTGACCAGCGACACCCTGCCCGACCCGCGCATCATGGACTTGTGCCGCGGCGCGTTGCAGGCGGGGTTGCCGGTGCTGTCGGTGAGCACCGGTTCCTATGACACCGCCAACCTGCTCAACGGCCTGAACAAGGAAATCCCCATTGATGACCGCGAACGTGCGGAGATCATCACCGATTTTGTCGCCAGCCACCTGGACGCCAAGTGGCTGCACCAGCGCTGCGGCACGCCTCGGGAGATGCGCCTGTCGCCAGCGGTGTTCCGCTATCAGTTGATCCAGCGCGCCCAGGCCGCCAACAAACGTATCGTACTGCCCGAGGGCAGCGAACCGTTGACCGTCCAGGCCGCCGCCATTTGCCAGGCCCGGGGCATCGCGCGCTGCGTGTTGCTGGCAAAACCGGCCGACGTCGAGGCAGTGGCCCGCGCCCAAGGCATCGAACTGCCGCCGGGGCTGGAGATTCTCGATCCGGATTCGATTCGCGAGCGTTATGTCGAACCCATGGTGAGGTTGCGCAAGAGCAAAAGCCTGAACGCACCGATGGCCGAGCAGCAACTGGAAGACACCGTGGTCATCGGCACCATGATGCTGGCCCTGGATGAAGTGGACGGGCTGGTATCTGGCGTCATCCACTCCACCGCCAATACCATCCGTCCGGCCCTGCAACTGATCAAGACCGCGCCAGGATGCTCGCTGGTGTCCTCGGTGTTTTTCATGCTGTTCCCCGAAGAAGTGCTGGTCTACGGCGACTGCGTGATGAACCCGCACCCCAGCGCCGCGGAACTGGCGGAAATCGCCCTGCAAAGTGCCGACTCGGCCGCCGCGTTCGGCATCACGCCACGGGTGGCGATGCTCAGCTACTCCAGCGGTGAGTCAGCCAGTGGCGAAGAAGTGGAAAAAGTTCGCGAAGCCACCCTGCTGGCCCACGAAGCCCAGCACGGCCTGTTGATCGATGGTCCGTTGCAATACGACGCCGCCGCCAACGAAACCGTGGCACGGCAATTGGCGCCCAACAGCCAGGTGGCCGGCCGGGCAACGGTGTTCATCTTCCCGGACCTCAACACCGGCAACACCACCCACAAGGCCGTGCAGCGCAGCGCCGATTGCGTCAGCCTCGGGCCGATGCTGCAAGGCTTGCGCAAACCGGTGAACGACTTGCCACGCGGCGCCCAGGTCGACGACATCGTGTACACCATCGCCCTGACCGCGATCCAAGCCGCCAACCGACCTTTGGACATTTAA
- a CDS encoding glutathione peroxidase, whose protein sequence is MSAFHDLKLKALDGQELALAPFKGQVVLVVNVASKCGLTPQYAALENLYQQYKAKGFSVLGLPCNQFAGQEPGTEQEIQEFCSLNYGVTFPLSSKLDVNGHDRHQLYRLLAGEGAEFPGDITWNFEKFLLGKDGRVLARFSPRTAPDDPAVIQAIEKALS, encoded by the coding sequence ATGAGTGCTTTCCACGACCTTAAACTCAAAGCCCTGGATGGTCAGGAGCTTGCTCTGGCGCCGTTCAAGGGGCAAGTCGTGCTGGTGGTCAACGTCGCCTCCAAATGTGGCCTGACACCTCAATACGCGGCGCTGGAAAATCTTTATCAGCAATACAAGGCCAAGGGGTTCAGCGTACTGGGCTTGCCCTGCAATCAGTTCGCCGGGCAGGAACCGGGGACCGAGCAGGAAATCCAGGAATTTTGCAGCCTCAACTACGGCGTGACGTTCCCGCTGTCCAGCAAGCTGGACGTGAACGGCCATGATCGTCACCAGTTGTACCGCTTGCTGGCGGGTGAGGGAGCCGAATTTCCCGGCGACATCACCTGGAACTTCGAAAAATTCCTGCTCGGCAAGGATGGCCGGGTGCTGGCGCGTTTCTCTCCACGTACGGCGCCGGATGATCCTGCCGTGATCCAGGCGATTGAAAAGGCGCTGAGCTAA
- a CDS encoding DUF3565 domain-containing protein, whose product METALLAAISMGRDLLHKNEERTSLNKDLPESERNPDKRACSNRPTVTGFHQDEDGHWVAELSCGHTQHLRHQPPWQSRAWVLDPGQRIEKIGQPFDCGWCAQGPVSDNLGD is encoded by the coding sequence ATGGAGACAGCCTTATTGGCGGCGATCAGCATGGGGCGAGACCTTTTGCATAAGAATGAAGAACGGACAAGTCTAAACAAGGATTTGCCCGAAAGCGAACGGAACCCGGACAAACGGGCCTGCTCGAACAGACCAACGGTCACCGGTTTCCATCAGGACGAGGACGGACACTGGGTGGCCGAGCTGTCCTGTGGCCACACCCAGCATCTGCGCCACCAGCCGCCGTGGCAGTCCCGGGCCTGGGTATTGGACCCTGGGCAACGTATTGAAAAAATAGGCCAGCCCTTTGATTGCGGCTGGTGCGCTCAAGGCCCGGTTAGCGATAACCTTGGCGACTGA
- a CDS encoding acyltransferase, whose protein sequence is MLDFLPAPLRGVIASLLLALNTIACCTPLFIVAIFKLLLPFPTGQRFTNWLMGHIHEAWISNNKAWMNLLRRTRWHLDGLEGLDYQHSYLITSNHQSWVDIMVLQYVLNRRIRPLKFFLKQELIWVPVIGLAWWALGFPFMKRYSKAYLEKHPEKKGKDLETTRKTCAKFRDNPVGIFNFVEGTRFTDGKHAQQQSPFRYLLKPKAGGIAFVLDAMGEQLESIINVTIHYPGGRPGYWDLLCGKVGEVVVHFQELKIPPQFIGKNYDQDGAYRLEFQGWINQLWQDKDALLEQMHREYPPKS, encoded by the coding sequence ATGCTGGACTTCCTGCCTGCCCCCTTGCGCGGCGTCATTGCCTCGCTGCTGTTGGCGCTGAACACCATCGCCTGCTGCACGCCGCTGTTCATCGTGGCGATTTTCAAGCTGTTGCTGCCCTTCCCCACCGGCCAGCGCTTCACCAACTGGCTGATGGGCCACATCCACGAAGCCTGGATCAGCAACAACAAGGCCTGGATGAACCTGCTGCGTCGTACCCGCTGGCACCTCGACGGCCTGGAGGGTCTGGATTACCAGCATTCGTACCTGATCACCAGCAACCACCAGAGCTGGGTCGACATCATGGTGTTGCAGTACGTGCTGAACCGACGCATCCGGCCGTTGAAGTTCTTTCTCAAGCAGGAACTGATCTGGGTGCCGGTGATCGGCCTGGCCTGGTGGGCGCTGGGCTTCCCGTTCATGAAGCGCTACTCCAAGGCTTACCTGGAAAAGCACCCGGAAAAGAAAGGCAAGGACCTGGAAACCACCCGCAAGACCTGCGCGAAGTTTCGCGACAACCCCGTGGGCATTTTCAATTTTGTCGAAGGCACGCGCTTCACCGACGGCAAGCATGCCCAGCAGCAGTCACCGTTTCGCTACCTGCTCAAGCCCAAGGCCGGCGGCATCGCGTTTGTACTGGATGCCATGGGTGAACAACTGGAGTCGATCATCAACGTGACCATTCATTATCCGGGCGGTCGTCCGGGGTATTGGGATTTGCTCTGCGGCAAGGTGGGCGAGGTGGTGGTGCATTTCCAGGAACTGAAGATCCCACCGCAGTTCATCGGCAAGAACTACGATCAGGACGGCGCGTATCGCCTGGAATTCCAGGGTTGGATCAACCAGTTGTGGCAGGACAAGGATGCGCTGCTTGAACAGATGCATCGCGAGTATCCCCCCAAGTCTTGA
- the cysN gene encoding sulfate adenylyltransferase subunit CysN — protein MSHQSDLISEDILAYLGQHERKELLRFLTCGNVDDGKSTLIGRLLHDSKMIYEDHLEAITRDSKKVGTTGDDIDLALLVDGLQAEREQGITIDVAYRYFSTAKRKFIIADTPGHEQYTRNMATGASTCDLAIILVDARYGVQTQTRRHSFIASLLGIKHIVVAINKMDLKDFDQGVFESIKADYLKFAEGLKLKPTSMHFVPMSALKGDNVVNKSERSPWYTGQSLMEILETVEVAGDRNFTDLRFPVQYVNRPNLNFRGFAGTLASGIVHKGDEVVVLPSGKSSRVKSIVTFEGELEHAGPGQAVTLTMEDEIDISRGDLLVHADNVPPVTDSFEAMLVWMAEEPMLPGKKYDIKRATSYVPGSIASIVNKVDVNTLEEGPASALQLNEIGKVKIALDAPIALDGYESNRTTGAFIVIDRLTNGTVGAGMIVAQPLLHGSSTHHGKLAHVSVEERAQRFGQQPATVLFSGLSGAGKSTLAYAVERKLFDSGRAVFVLDGQNLRHDLNKGLPQDRAGRTENWRRAAHVARQFNEAGLLTLAAFVAPDAEGREQAKALIGKERLLTVYVQASPTVCAQRDPQGLYAAAGDNIPGESFPYDVPLDADLVIDTQSLTLEESVKQVLDLLRKRGAI, from the coding sequence ATGTCGCATCAATCTGATTTGATCAGCGAGGACATCCTCGCCTACCTGGGCCAGCACGAGCGTAAAGAGCTGCTGCGCTTTTTGACCTGCGGTAACGTCGACGACGGCAAGAGCACCCTGATCGGGCGCCTGCTGCACGACTCCAAGATGATCTACGAAGATCACCTGGAAGCCATCACCCGCGATTCGAAGAAAGTCGGCACCACCGGTGACGATATCGACCTGGCGTTGCTGGTCGACGGCCTGCAGGCCGAGCGCGAGCAAGGCATCACCATCGATGTCGCCTACCGCTATTTCTCCACCGCCAAGCGCAAGTTCATCATCGCCGATACCCCGGGCCATGAGCAGTACACCCGCAACATGGCCACCGGTGCTTCTACCTGTGACCTGGCGATCATCCTGGTTGACGCGCGCTACGGCGTGCAGACCCAGACCCGCCGCCACAGCTTCATTGCCTCGTTGCTGGGCATCAAGCACATCGTCGTGGCCATCAACAAGATGGACCTCAAGGACTTCGACCAGGGCGTATTCGAGTCGATTAAGGCCGATTACCTGAAGTTCGCCGAAGGCTTGAAATTGAAGCCCACCAGCATGCACTTCGTGCCGATGTCGGCCCTCAAGGGCGACAACGTGGTGAACAAGTCCGAGCGTTCGCCGTGGTACACCGGTCAGTCGCTGATGGAAATCCTCGAAACCGTGGAAGTGGCGGGCGACCGCAACTTCACCGACCTGCGTTTCCCGGTGCAGTACGTCAACCGTCCGAACCTGAACTTCCGCGGCTTCGCTGGCACCCTCGCCAGCGGCATCGTGCACAAGGGCGACGAAGTGGTGGTGCTGCCGTCGGGCAAGAGCAGCCGGGTGAAATCCATCGTCACCTTCGAAGGCGAGCTGGAGCATGCAGGTCCTGGCCAGGCGGTCACGCTGACCATGGAAGACGAGATCGACATCTCCCGTGGCGACCTGTTGGTGCATGCCGACAACGTGCCGCCGGTCACCGACAGCTTCGAAGCGATGCTGGTGTGGATGGCCGAAGAGCCGATGCTGCCGGGCAAGAAATACGACATCAAGCGCGCCACCAGTTATGTGCCGGGCTCGATTGCCAGCATCGTCAACAAGGTGGATGTGAACACCCTGGAAGAAGGTCCGGCCAGCGCGTTGCAGCTCAACGAAATCGGCAAGGTGAAGATCGCCCTGGATGCGCCGATCGCCTTGGACGGTTACGAGAGCAACCGCACCACCGGCGCGTTCATCGTCATCGATCGCCTGACCAACGGTACGGTCGGTGCCGGCATGATCGTCGCCCAGCCGTTGCTTCACGGCAGCAGCACGCACCACGGCAAGCTGGCCCATGTGTCGGTGGAAGAACGCGCCCAGCGCTTCGGCCAGCAGCCGGCCACCGTCTTGTTCAGTGGCCTGTCGGGCGCCGGCAAAAGCACGCTGGCCTATGCGGTCGAGCGCAAGTTGTTCGACTCGGGCCGTGCGGTCTTTGTTCTCGATGGCCAGAACCTGCGTCATGACCTGAACAAGGGCTTGCCACAGGATCGTGCCGGGCGTACCGAGAACTGGCGTCGTGCGGCGCATGTCGCCCGTCAGTTCAACGAGGCCGGCCTGCTGACCCTCGCCGCGTTTGTCGCCCCGGATGCCGAAGGCCGCGAACAGGCCAAGGCGCTGATCGGCAAGGAGCGTCTGCTGACGGTCTACGTCCAGGCCTCGCCAACGGTGTGTGCCCAGCGTGATCCGCAAGGGTTGTATGCCGCCGCTGGCGACAACATCCCAGGCGAATCCTTCCCGTATGACGTACCGCTGGATGCCGACCTGGTGATCGACACCCAGTCGCTGACGTTGGAAGAGAGCGTCAAGCAGGTGCTGGATCTGCTGCGCAAGCGTGGGGCGATCTAA
- a CDS encoding peptidylprolyl isomerase, which yields MLIAANKAVSIDYTLTNDAGEVIDSSAGGAPLVYLHGAGNIIQGLEKALEGKTVGDDLDVTVEPEDAYGEYSAELVSTLSRSMFEGVDELEVGMQFHASAPDGQMQIVTIRDLEGDDVTVDGNHPLAGQRLNFKVKIVDIRDASQEEIAHGHVHGEGGHHH from the coding sequence ATGCTGATCGCCGCCAATAAGGCTGTCTCCATCGACTATACCCTGACCAACGACGCTGGTGAGGTCATCGACAGCTCTGCCGGCGGCGCTCCGCTGGTCTACCTGCATGGCGCAGGCAACATCATCCAGGGCTTGGAAAAAGCCCTGGAAGGCAAAACGGTCGGTGACGACCTGGACGTTACCGTCGAGCCGGAAGACGCCTATGGCGAGTACTCCGCCGAACTGGTCAGCACCCTGAGCCGCAGCATGTTCGAAGGCGTCGATGAGCTGGAAGTGGGCATGCAGTTCCACGCCTCGGCACCCGATGGCCAGATGCAGATCGTCACCATCCGCGACCTGGAAGGCGACGACGTTACCGTTGACGGCAACCACCCGTTGGCCGGCCAGCGCTTGAACTTCAAAGTCAAGATCGTCGACATCCGTGACGCCAGCCAAGAAGAAATTGCCCATGGTCACGTCCATGGCGAAGGCGGCCATCACCACTGA